A stretch of the Bacillus anthracis str. Vollum genome encodes the following:
- the dhbC gene encoding isochorismate synthase DhbC, with translation MNEFTAVKELSEKLLEDYKTESSFFFASPTRTILAEGEFTTVKHHEIESFPELVQAVLRNAKQAGNPNPIVVGALPFDRRKEVQLIVPEYSRISERLQLDPTNHLEINRNSTFEMTPVPDHEVYMKGVKQGIEKIKDGDLKKIVLSRSLDVKSSGKIDKQKLLRELAEHNKHGYTFAVNLPKDENENSKTLIGASPELLVSRHGMQVISNPLAGSRPRSDDPVEDKRRAEELLSSPKDLHEHAVVVEAVAAALRPYCHTLYVPEKPSVIHSEAMWHLSTEVKGELKNPNTSSLELAIALHPTPAVCGTPMEEAREAIQKIEPFDREFFTGMLGWSDLNGDGEWIVTIRCAEVQENTLRLYAGAGVVAESKPEDELAETSAKFQTMLKALGLNDSSLNEK, from the coding sequence ATGAATGAATTTACGGCTGTAAAGGAACTGTCAGAAAAATTACTAGAAGATTATAAGACTGAATCTTCATTCTTTTTTGCTTCACCAACCCGAACGATATTAGCAGAAGGAGAATTTACTACAGTAAAGCATCATGAAATTGAAAGCTTCCCAGAGCTTGTGCAAGCAGTATTACGTAATGCAAAACAAGCCGGAAATCCGAATCCTATCGTTGTGGGGGCTTTGCCATTTGATCGTAGAAAAGAAGTCCAACTTATCGTACCAGAATATAGCAGAATTTCTGAGCGTTTACAATTGGATCCAACAAATCATCTTGAAATAAATAGGAACTCAACATTCGAAATGACGCCTGTGCCAGATCATGAAGTGTATATGAAAGGTGTGAAGCAAGGAATTGAAAAAATAAAGGACGGAGATTTAAAGAAAATCGTTCTATCTAGATCGTTAGATGTTAAATCTTCTGGAAAAATTGATAAGCAAAAACTTCTTCGAGAATTAGCAGAGCATAATAAGCACGGTTATACATTTGCGGTGAATTTACCGAAAGATGAAAACGAGAATAGTAAGACGCTAATTGGAGCTAGTCCTGAATTACTTGTTTCACGTCATGGTATGCAAGTGATTTCTAATCCGTTAGCTGGTTCAAGACCACGTAGTGACGATCCAGTAGAAGATAAAAGAAGAGCGGAGGAATTACTTTCTTCTCCAAAAGATTTGCATGAACATGCGGTAGTAGTGGAAGCAGTTGCTGCTGCGCTTCGCCCATACTGTCATACATTATATGTTCCGGAAAAACCATCTGTTATTCATAGTGAAGCGATGTGGCATTTGTCTACTGAAGTGAAAGGTGAACTAAAGAATCCAAATACTAGTTCTTTAGAATTAGCAATTGCTCTTCATCCTACGCCAGCAGTTTGCGGAACGCCGATGGAAGAAGCGAGAGAAGCTATTCAAAAAATTGAGCCATTTGACCGTGAGTTCTTTACAGGAATGTTAGGTTGGAGCGATTTAAATGGAGACGGTGAATGGATTGTTACAATTCGTTGTGCTGAAGTACAAGAAAATACACTCCGTTTATATGCAGGTGCTGGAGTTGTTGCTGAGTCAAAACCAGAAGATGAATTAGCAGAAACATCAGCTAAGTTTCAAACAATGTTGAAAGCTTTAGGGTTAAATGATAGTTCACTTAATGAAAAGTAG
- a CDS encoding YkvS family protein, with protein sequence MKANVGDTILFQRNNLKITGSVLNLYTESVLVEITDVSGGTFEFDRTIVNHKNYKILHTNT encoded by the coding sequence ATGAAAGCAAACGTAGGGGATACTATACTTTTTCAACGAAACAATTTAAAGATTACGGGATCTGTACTAAACCTTTATACTGAATCAGTCTTAGTTGAAATTACAGATGTAAGCGGTGGTACTTTTGAATTTGATCGAACAATTGTAAATCATAAAAACTATAAAATATTACATACGAATACATAA
- the dhbA gene encoding 2,3-dihydro-2,3-dihydroxybenzoate dehydrogenase encodes MNVGEFDGKTVLVTGAAQGIGSVVAKMFLERGATVIAVDQNGEGLNVLLNQNETRMKIFHLDVSDSNAVEDTVKRIENDIAPIDILVNVAGVLRMGAIHSLSDEDWNKTFSVNSTGVFYMSRAVSKHMMQRKSGAIVTVGSNAANTPRVEMAAYAASKAATTMFMKCLGLELAAYNIRCNLVSPGSTETEMQRLLWADENGAKNIIAGSQNTYRLGIPLQKIAQPSEITEAVLFLASDKASHITMHNLCVDGGATLGV; translated from the coding sequence ATGAACGTAGGGGAATTTGATGGGAAAACTGTTTTAGTAACAGGTGCAGCTCAAGGAATAGGTAGTGTTGTTGCCAAAATGTTTTTAGAAAGAGGAGCTACAGTAATTGCGGTTGATCAAAATGGAGAGGGGTTAAACGTACTCTTAAATCAAAATGAAACACGTATGAAAATATTTCATTTAGATGTGAGTGATAGTAACGCTGTTGAAGATACAGTAAAACGTATTGAAAATGATATAGCACCAATAGATATATTAGTAAATGTTGCAGGGGTTTTACGTATGGGAGCAATTCACTCGTTAAGTGATGAAGATTGGAATAAAACATTTTCTGTAAATTCTACAGGAGTTTTCTATATGTCTCGAGCAGTAAGTAAACATATGATGCAAAGAAAGTCAGGGGCAATTGTTACAGTTGGTTCAAATGCAGCAAATACGCCGAGAGTGGAGATGGCTGCATATGCTGCATCAAAAGCTGCAACGACGATGTTTATGAAGTGTTTAGGATTAGAACTTGCAGCGTACAACATTCGCTGTAACTTAGTTTCTCCTGGTTCTACTGAAACTGAAATGCAAAGGTTACTATGGGCTGATGAGAATGGAGCAAAAAATATAATTGCTGGTTCTCAAAATACATATAGACTCGGTATACCGTTACAAAAAATTGCACAGCCTTCAGAAATTACTGAAGCGGTATTGTTTTTAGCTTCAGATAAAGCGAGTCATATTACAATGCACAATTTATGTGTCGATGGCGGAGCCACATTAGGAGTTTAA
- a CDS encoding (2,3-dihydroxybenzoyl)adenylate synthase encodes MLTGYTKWPKEFADRYREEGCWLGETFGGVLRERAEKYGDQIAVVSGNTYITYSELDKKVDRLASGLLNLGIKPEDRVVIQLPNVIEFFEMCFALFRIGALPVFALPSHRSSEISYFCEFGEASAYVISDKALGFDYRKLAREVKEKVPTLQHVIVVGEKEEFVNISDLYIDPVLLPEVQPSDVAFLQLSGGTTGLSKLIPRTHDDYIYSLRVSAEICNLSAESVYMAVLPVAHNYPMSSPGTFGTFYAGGKVVLATGGSPDEAFALIEKEKVTITALVPPLAMIWLDAASSRNNDLSSLEVIQVGGAKFSAEVAKRIRPTFGCTLQQVFGMAEGLVNYTRLDDPEEIIIHTQGRPMSALDEVRVVDEYDNDVKPGEVGSLLTRGPYTIRGYYKAEEHNARSFTNDGFYRTGDLVKVNEQGYIIVEGRDKDQINRGGEKVAAEEVENHLLAHDAVHDVAIVSMPDDYLGERTCAFVIARGQAPAVSELKRFLRERGIAAYKIPDRIEFIESFPQTGVGKVSKKELRKVIAEKLVTVKR; translated from the coding sequence ATGTTAACAGGTTATACAAAATGGCCAAAAGAATTTGCCGATCGCTATCGAGAGGAAGGGTGTTGGCTTGGGGAAACATTTGGCGGAGTGTTAAGAGAGCGTGCTGAAAAATATGGAGATCAAATTGCGGTTGTAAGTGGTAATACGTATATAACATATAGTGAGCTTGATAAAAAAGTAGATCGCTTAGCGTCAGGTTTACTGAATTTAGGAATAAAGCCAGAAGATCGAGTTGTAATCCAACTACCTAATGTTATCGAGTTTTTTGAAATGTGTTTTGCACTATTTCGAATTGGAGCACTTCCTGTTTTTGCATTACCTTCACATCGCAGTAGTGAAATTAGTTATTTTTGTGAGTTTGGTGAGGCAAGTGCGTACGTTATTTCAGATAAGGCTCTTGGTTTTGATTATCGAAAACTAGCAAGAGAAGTGAAAGAGAAAGTACCAACTTTACAACATGTAATTGTAGTGGGAGAAAAAGAAGAGTTTGTGAACATAAGTGATTTATATATAGATCCCGTTCTATTGCCAGAAGTTCAGCCAAGTGATGTTGCGTTTCTCCAATTATCAGGAGGGACAACAGGACTTTCTAAATTAATTCCTAGAACGCATGATGACTATATTTATAGTTTACGTGTTAGCGCTGAAATTTGTAATTTAAGTGCAGAGAGCGTCTATATGGCAGTTCTTCCAGTAGCACATAATTACCCAATGAGTTCTCCTGGAACATTTGGAACCTTTTATGCGGGTGGAAAAGTTGTGCTGGCAACTGGGGGTAGTCCGGATGAGGCATTTGCACTTATCGAAAAAGAAAAAGTTACGATTACTGCTCTCGTACCGCCATTAGCAATGATATGGCTTGACGCTGCATCTTCACGTAATAACGATTTATCAAGCCTAGAAGTGATTCAAGTAGGTGGTGCAAAATTTAGTGCTGAAGTTGCAAAACGGATACGTCCTACATTTGGATGTACATTACAGCAAGTGTTCGGTATGGCAGAAGGATTAGTGAACTATACAAGATTAGATGATCCGGAAGAAATTATAATTCATACACAAGGTAGACCAATGTCTGCACTTGATGAAGTACGAGTTGTTGACGAATATGATAACGATGTAAAACCTGGTGAAGTAGGTAGTTTATTAACACGGGGTCCATATACAATTCGTGGTTATTATAAAGCAGAAGAGCATAATGCACGATCATTTACAAATGATGGATTTTATCGCACAGGAGATCTTGTAAAAGTAAATGAACAAGGTTACATCATTGTAGAAGGAAGAGATAAAGATCAAATTAATCGTGGTGGTGAGAAAGTCGCTGCGGAAGAAGTTGAAAATCATCTATTAGCACATGATGCAGTACATGATGTAGCGATTGTATCTATGCCTGACGATTATTTAGGAGAGCGTACTTGTGCATTTGTAATAGCTCGCGGACAAGCTCCGGCAGTAAGTGAATTAAAAAGGTTCTTAAGAGAACGCGGTATAGCAGCTTATAAGATTCCAGATCGAATTGAATTTATTGAATCATTCCCGCAAACAGGTGTTGGAAAGGTAAGCAAAAAAGAATTACGTAAAGTCATTGCGGAAAAACTTGTTACGGTAAAAAGATAA
- a CDS encoding AAA family ATPase: MRPIQLIMTAFGPYKQKEVIDFDDLGEHRIFAISGNTGAGKTTIFDAICYVLYGEASGEERSDTSMLRSQFADDNVYTSVELTFQLKGKRYEIKRQLGHKKQGNKTITGHAVELYEVIDEEKVPAVDRFHVTDVNKKVEDLIGLSKHQFSQIVMLPQGEFRKLLTSETENKEEILRRIFKTDRYKLMRELLDQKRKQWKDVLQEKQKERELYFRNVFKLPIRDGAILETLVEQEHVNTHQVVEALEQETAVYKAEVEQLQVEQDVQTKQLKDAETRFHAAKSVNEKFIDLQQKNEKYNTLQENRTVIEMKETSFKRAEQAKRLLPFEQWHEEAMQNEQKAESLLKQIIAKKENIMNNFELAQEKYEVVKNKESERENVKKLVQRLEELQPIIASLAEKQLNLQNAEIQIGKLKESMQNLDRQLEEHTNQKQLMTGELQQLEQALEQYVDKVEELTNMREDAKVLKQAYDVWQEKQKFEKEKEAAYSKMQLAVNAYENMERRWLSEQAGILALHLHDGESCPVCGSTTHPKKATEQSGAIDENELNGLRDKKNIAEKLHVQLEEKWNFYHHQYEQVIEEVKKRGYQSEELVETYSALVQKGKQLATEVNTLKASEETRKQIAVKIKSVEEKVDALQKQKREVETEQHRIEMDCMQLRTSYEHDKKNIPENLQTVQAWKVQFDQAMHELKLMEDEWKKVQEAYQHWQNENIRIQAEQEGATNQFESAKLKKEETFTRFMKELEQSGFTDQSTYKEAKLSDAEMELIQKEIQSYYSFLEVLAKQIEELHVELKDKEYMDITALGEHIKELEINLDIIKEKRQRAQNAVTYISDLHENIRRIDEQIHEEEKAFQELVDLYEVMKGDNESRISFERYILIEYLEQIVQIANERLRKLSNGQFYLKRSERVEKRNRQSGLGLDVYDAYTGQTRDVKTLSGGEKFNASLCLALGMADVIQAYEGGISIETMFIDEGFGSLDEESLTKAVDTLIDLQKSGRFIGVISHVQELKNAMPAVLEVTKQKDGCSQTRFVVK; this comes from the coding sequence ATGAGACCGATCCAGCTTATTATGACGGCATTTGGCCCATATAAACAGAAAGAAGTAATTGATTTTGACGATCTGGGAGAGCATCGTATTTTCGCCATTTCTGGGAACACGGGCGCTGGAAAGACAACGATTTTTGATGCGATTTGTTATGTGTTATATGGTGAGGCAAGCGGAGAAGAACGAAGTGATACGAGCATGCTCCGCAGTCAATTTGCTGATGATAATGTGTATACAAGCGTAGAACTAACTTTTCAGTTAAAAGGGAAACGTTATGAAATAAAACGACAACTTGGGCATAAAAAACAAGGGAATAAGACGATTACGGGACATGCGGTAGAATTATATGAAGTAATTGATGAAGAGAAGGTTCCGGCTGTTGATCGTTTTCATGTAACGGATGTAAATAAAAAAGTAGAAGATTTAATTGGTTTAAGTAAACATCAATTTAGCCAAATTGTTATGTTACCCCAAGGGGAATTCCGAAAACTATTAACATCTGAGACAGAAAATAAAGAAGAGATTTTACGTCGTATTTTTAAAACAGATCGTTATAAGTTAATGCGTGAGTTACTTGATCAAAAACGAAAACAATGGAAAGACGTCTTACAAGAAAAGCAGAAAGAGCGAGAGTTATACTTCCGTAATGTTTTTAAATTACCAATCCGTGATGGAGCGATATTAGAGACTTTAGTGGAACAAGAGCATGTAAATACGCATCAAGTAGTAGAAGCATTAGAACAAGAAACAGCTGTGTATAAGGCAGAGGTTGAGCAATTACAAGTAGAACAAGATGTTCAAACGAAGCAATTAAAGGATGCTGAAACACGTTTTCACGCGGCGAAGTCTGTAAATGAGAAATTTATAGATTTACAACAAAAGAATGAGAAATATAATACTTTACAAGAAAATCGTACAGTTATTGAAATGAAAGAAACATCTTTTAAGCGTGCGGAACAAGCAAAGCGCTTATTACCATTTGAACAATGGCACGAAGAAGCGATGCAAAATGAGCAGAAAGCTGAAAGTTTGTTAAAACAAATTATCGCCAAAAAAGAAAATATAATGAATAATTTTGAACTTGCTCAGGAGAAATATGAAGTAGTAAAGAATAAAGAATCTGAGAGAGAAAATGTCAAAAAACTTGTTCAAAGATTAGAAGAATTACAACCGATTATTGCATCATTAGCTGAGAAACAGCTGAATTTACAAAATGCAGAAATTCAAATCGGAAAATTAAAAGAAAGTATGCAAAACTTAGATCGACAATTAGAAGAGCATACAAATCAAAAACAGCTAATGACTGGTGAATTACAGCAATTAGAGCAAGCGCTTGAACAATATGTAGATAAAGTAGAAGAACTAACGAATATGCGAGAAGATGCAAAAGTTTTAAAGCAAGCATATGATGTATGGCAAGAAAAACAAAAATTCGAGAAAGAAAAAGAAGCAGCATATAGTAAGATGCAATTGGCAGTTAACGCATATGAAAATATGGAACGCCGCTGGTTAAGTGAACAAGCTGGTATATTGGCTCTTCATCTACATGATGGTGAATCTTGTCCAGTATGTGGTAGTACGACCCATCCGAAAAAAGCTACAGAGCAAAGTGGTGCGATCGATGAAAACGAGTTAAATGGTTTAAGAGATAAGAAGAATATTGCTGAAAAATTACATGTTCAGTTAGAGGAGAAATGGAATTTCTATCATCATCAATATGAACAAGTAATAGAAGAGGTTAAGAAGCGAGGCTACCAATCGGAAGAATTAGTTGAAACATATAGTGCGCTTGTTCAAAAAGGAAAACAATTAGCAACTGAAGTGAATACGTTAAAAGCTAGTGAAGAAACGCGTAAGCAAATAGCTGTGAAAATAAAAAGCGTAGAAGAAAAAGTAGATGCACTTCAGAAACAAAAACGTGAAGTAGAAACAGAGCAGCACCGTATCGAAATGGATTGTATGCAGCTGCGTACGTCATATGAACATGATAAGAAAAACATTCCTGAAAACTTACAAACAGTACAAGCTTGGAAAGTTCAATTTGACCAAGCTATGCATGAACTCAAATTAATGGAGGACGAATGGAAGAAAGTGCAGGAAGCATATCAACATTGGCAAAACGAAAATATACGTATTCAAGCAGAACAGGAAGGTGCTACTAATCAATTTGAAAGTGCAAAATTGAAGAAAGAAGAGACTTTCACGCGCTTTATGAAAGAACTTGAGCAGAGCGGATTTACAGATCAATCTACGTATAAAGAAGCTAAATTAAGTGATGCTGAGATGGAATTAATACAAAAAGAAATTCAAAGCTATTATTCATTTCTCGAAGTACTTGCGAAACAAATTGAAGAGTTACATGTTGAATTAAAAGATAAAGAGTATATGGATATTACAGCGTTAGGTGAACACATTAAAGAACTAGAAATTAACCTTGATATCATAAAAGAAAAACGTCAACGTGCGCAAAATGCGGTAACATATATTTCCGATCTCCATGAAAATATTAGACGTATTGATGAGCAAATTCATGAGGAAGAAAAAGCGTTCCAAGAACTTGTTGACTTATATGAAGTAATGAAAGGTGATAACGAAAGCCGTATATCATTTGAACGTTACATCTTAATTGAGTATTTAGAACAAATTGTTCAAATTGCAAACGAACGATTACGTAAATTATCAAATGGACAATTTTATTTAAAACGAAGTGAACGAGTTGAAAAAAGAAATCGTCAAAGTGGATTAGGTCTAGATGTATACGACGCATACACAGGCCAAACACGCGATGTAAAAACATTATCTGGCGGCGAGAAATTTAATGCATCACTTTGCTTAGCGCTTGGAATGGCAGATGTCATTCAAGCGTATGAAGGTGGTATTTCCATCGAAACGATGTTTATTGATGAAGGATTCGGTTCATTAGATGAGGAGTCATTAACAAAAGCAGTAGACACCTTAATTGACTTACAAAAATCAGGCCGATTTATCGGTGTCATTTCACACGTTCAAGAGCTGAAAAACGCAATGCCAGCTGTTTTAGAAGTAACGAAGCAGAAGGATGGTTGTAGTCAGACGAGGTTTGTGGTAAAGTAA
- the dhbB gene encoding isochorismatase — MAIPSISVYKMPIESELPKNKVNWTPDPKRAVLLIHDMQEYFLDAYSDKESPKVELISNIKVIREKCKELGIPVVYTAQPGGQTLEQRGLLQDFWGDGIPAGPDKKKIVDELTPDEDDIFLTKWRYSAFKKTNLLEILNEQGRDQLIICGIYAHIGCLLTACEAFMDGIQPFFVADAVADFSLEHHKQALEYASNRCAVTTSTNSLLTELQGLKDDDEITLQKVHELVAQLLREPVESVGTDEDLLNRGLDSVRIMSLVEKWRREGKEITFADLAENPTVVDWYRLLSPQTEHVL; from the coding sequence ATGGCTATCCCATCTATTTCAGTATACAAAATGCCAATTGAATCAGAATTACCAAAAAATAAAGTGAATTGGACACCAGATCCGAAACGTGCAGTGCTTTTAATTCATGACATGCAAGAATATTTTCTTGATGCATATAGCGATAAAGAATCACCAAAAGTAGAACTCATTTCAAATATTAAGGTAATAAGAGAAAAATGTAAGGAACTTGGTATACCAGTTGTTTATACAGCACAGCCAGGTGGACAAACACTAGAACAACGAGGATTATTACAAGACTTCTGGGGTGACGGTATTCCTGCTGGACCAGATAAAAAGAAAATTGTCGATGAACTTACTCCTGATGAAGATGATATATTCTTAACAAAATGGAGATATAGTGCATTTAAAAAGACAAATCTATTAGAAATTTTAAATGAACAAGGAAGAGATCAACTCATTATTTGCGGTATTTATGCGCATATTGGCTGCCTTTTAACAGCTTGTGAAGCATTTATGGATGGAATTCAGCCGTTCTTTGTAGCAGATGCAGTTGCTGATTTTTCACTAGAACATCATAAACAAGCGTTGGAGTATGCGTCAAATAGATGTGCAGTAACGACATCAACTAACAGTTTGTTAACAGAGTTACAAGGTTTAAAAGATGATGATGAAATCACTTTACAAAAAGTACATGAACTAGTTGCACAATTACTTCGTGAACCAGTAGAGAGTGTTGGGACTGATGAAGATTTATTAAATAGAGGACTTGATTCGGTCAGAATTATGAGTTTAGTAGAGAAGTGGCGTCGCGAAGGAAAGGAGATTACTTTTGCGGATTTAGCAGAGAACCCAACGGTTGTTGATTGGTATCGCTTATTATCTCCGCAAACAGAACATGTACTTTAA
- a CDS encoding L-lactate MFS transporter, producing MKKSAVNPWLVVLGTVIVQMGLGTIYTWSLFNQPLVSKYGWSLNAVAITFSITSLSLAFSTLFASKLQEKWGLRKLIMIAGLALGLGLILSSQASSLILLYVLAGVVVGYADGTAYITSLSNLIKWFPERKGLIAGISVSAYGSGSLIFKYVNAQLIESVGVSQAFIYWGLIVTAMIVLGACLIHQAADQSAVQETKTHEYTTKEMLGTKQVYLLFIMLFTSCMSGLYLIGMVKDIGVELVGLSAATAANAVAMVAIFNTLGRIILGPLSDKIGRLKIVTGTFVVMASSVLVLSFVDLNYGIYFVCVASVAFCFGGNITIFPAIVGDFFGMKNHSKNYGIVYQGFGFGALAGSFIGALLGGFKPTFMVIGLLCVVSFIIAMLIQAPNQKKEQEEEYRSVA from the coding sequence ATGAAAAAATCAGCTGTTAATCCATGGCTTGTTGTCCTTGGTACAGTCATAGTACAAATGGGTCTTGGGACGATATATACATGGAGTTTATTCAATCAGCCTTTAGTTAGTAAATACGGTTGGAGTCTTAACGCAGTTGCGATAACTTTCTCAATTACTAGTCTTTCTTTAGCATTTTCAACTTTATTTGCGAGTAAATTGCAAGAAAAATGGGGACTTCGTAAACTTATTATGATAGCTGGACTAGCATTAGGACTTGGATTAATACTTAGTTCACAAGCTTCCTCATTAATATTGCTTTATGTACTAGCGGGAGTTGTTGTAGGATATGCAGATGGTACAGCATATATCACTTCATTATCAAATTTAATAAAATGGTTTCCAGAGCGGAAAGGTTTAATTGCTGGGATTTCCGTCTCTGCATATGGTTCTGGTAGCTTAATCTTTAAATACGTTAACGCACAGTTAATTGAATCAGTTGGTGTATCACAAGCATTTATATATTGGGGTTTAATTGTTACAGCTATGATTGTCCTTGGAGCTTGTTTAATCCATCAAGCTGCTGATCAAAGTGCAGTTCAGGAAACAAAAACTCATGAATACACAACGAAAGAAATGTTAGGTACAAAACAAGTATACTTATTATTTATTATGTTATTTACATCATGTATGAGTGGCTTATACTTAATTGGTATGGTAAAAGACATTGGTGTTGAACTTGTAGGGCTTAGCGCAGCGACAGCAGCTAATGCGGTAGCTATGGTTGCAATATTCAACACGTTAGGTCGTATTATTCTAGGACCGTTATCAGATAAAATTGGCCGTTTAAAAATCGTTACTGGTACTTTTGTTGTTATGGCAAGTTCAGTATTAGTTCTAAGTTTCGTAGATTTAAATTATGGTATTTACTTCGTATGTGTAGCAAGTGTAGCATTTTGCTTTGGTGGAAATATTACTATTTTCCCAGCTATTGTTGGTGATTTCTTCGGTATGAAAAACCATAGTAAGAATTACGGAATTGTGTATCAAGGATTTGGATTTGGAGCGCTTGCCGGTTCCTTTATCGGTGCACTGCTAGGTGGATTCAAACCAACCTTCATGGTGATCGGCCTATTATGTGTCGTGTCATTTATTATCGCAATGTTAATTCAAGCACCTAATCAGAAAAAAGAACAAGAAGAAGAGTACCGTAGCGTAGCATAA
- a CDS encoding ArsR/SmtB family transcription factor, whose amino-acid sequence MTTYTSEMRKSLVSEEDVDILKIMAHPIRLQIVNELSTRKTCNVTQLTELLNIPQSTVSQHLSKMKGKVLRAERRGLEIYYHINNLKASKIVNVLGYIN is encoded by the coding sequence ATGACAACATATACGAGTGAAATGAGAAAAAGTTTAGTTTCAGAAGAAGATGTAGATATTTTAAAAATTATGGCGCACCCAATTCGATTACAAATCGTAAATGAATTAAGCACGAGAAAAACTTGTAACGTAACACAACTAACAGAATTACTAAATATTCCACAATCTACTGTTTCACAACATTTATCAAAAATGAAGGGTAAAGTGTTACGAGCAGAGAGAAGAGGTTTAGAAATTTATTATCATATTAACAATTTAAAAGCGAGTAAGATTGTTAATGTTTTAGGATATATAAACTAA